A genomic window from Quercus lobata isolate SW786 chromosome 10, ValleyOak3.0 Primary Assembly, whole genome shotgun sequence includes:
- the LOC115964250 gene encoding developmentally-regulated G-protein 2-like has protein sequence MLLSNTVGNLDWMILQLLFREDATVDDLIDVIEGNRKYMKCIYVYNKIDVIGIDDVDNLAWQPNSVVISCNLKLNFDRLLAKIWEEMGLVRVYTKPQGQQPDFSDPVVLSAVCCIPFCLSSYL, from the exons ATGCTGTTGAGTAACACGGTAGGCAATCTGGATTGGATGATACTGCAG TTGCTATTTCGTGAGGATGCCACTGTTGATGATCTTATAGATGTTATTGAGGGAAATCGGAAATACATGAAGTGTATATATGTTTACAACAAGATAGACGTTATTGGTATTGATGATGTTGACAACTTAGCTTGGCAACCTAATTCAGTTGTCATTAGTTGCAATCTGAAG CTGAACTTCGACAGACTACTAGCAAAAATTTGGGAAGAGATGGGGCTTGTAAGAGTTTATACAAAGCCACAAGGCCAGCAACCTGATTTCTCAGATCCTGTAGTTCTTTCTGCTGTATGTTGCATACCTTTTTGTCTGTCCAGCTATCTTTAA
- the LOC115965315 gene encoding omega-amidase, chloroplastic-like isoform X1, whose amino-acid sequence MMASSTPSSIEHTMLAASEQLQVPSNITKFKIGLCQLSVTSEKNQNLACARNSIKAAVECGARLVVLPEMWNCPYSNDYFAKFAEDFENEDASPTFSMLSEAACSHGITIVGGSVPESSDGQLYNTSCVFGPDGKLKAKHRKIHLFDIEIPGDITFKESDFFAAGDKPTIVDTDVGRIGIGICHDIRFPELAALYRAKGAHIICYPGAFNISTGELLWEVMQRARAADNQLFVATCSPSRDSSGSYAIWGHSTLTGPSGEIIATSGHEETVVVAEIDYSKIELQRKGLPLDKQKRADIYLS is encoded by the exons ATGATGGCATCTTCTACACCAAGCTCCATAGAGCACACCATGCTCGCTGCCTCAGAACAACTACAAGTACCCAGTAATATTacgaag TTTAAGATTGGCCTTTGTCAGCTATCTGTTACATCAGAGAAGAATCAGAATCTGGCCTGTGCTCGTAATTCGATTAAAGCTGCTGTAGAGTGCGGTGCAAGGCTTGTTGTTTTACCT GAAATGTGGAACTGTCCTTATTCAAATGATTACTTTGCAAAATTCGCTGAGGATTTTGAGAATGAGGATGCCTCACCAACGTTTTCCATGTTATCCGAAGCTGCTTGTTCTCATGGAATCACAATTGTTGGTGGATCTGTGCCTGAATCCAGTGATGGCCAATTGTATAATACTAGCTGTGTATTTGGACCTGATGGAAAGCTCAAGGCAAAGCATAGAAAA ATTCATTTGTTTGATATTGAAATTCCAGGAGATATTACATTCAAGGAATCTGACTTCTTTGCGGCAGGAGATAAACCAACCATTGTGGACACAG ATGTTGGCCGTATTGGAATAGGAATTTGTCATGATATACGCTTCCCTGAGCTTGCTGCATTATATAGAGCAAAAG GTGCTCATATAATATGCTATCCTGGCGCCTTTAACATTAGCACTGGTGAATTGTTATGGGAAGTGATGCAGAGAGCAAG AGCAGCAGATAACCAG TTGTTTGTAGCTACTTGCTCACCCTCTCGAGATTCTAGTGGTAGCTATGCAATATGGGGCCACTCTACCCTTACCGGACCG TCTGGTGAGATAATTGCAACCTCAGGGCATGAAGAGACTGTGGTAGTTGCTGAGATTGATTATTCCAAAATTGAACTCCAACG GAAAGGCCTTCCACTTGACAAGCAAAAGAGGGCTGATATTTACCTGTCTTGA
- the LOC115965450 gene encoding elongator complex protein 3: MATAMVAEPRKVPKPGRGGFEAHGLSEEEARVRAIAEIVNSMVDLSRKGENVDLNALKSAACRKYGLSRAPKLVEMIAAVPDSERDSLLPKLRAKPVRTASGIAVVAVMSKPHRCPHIATTGNICVYCPGGPDSDFEYSTQSYTGYEPTSMRAIRARYNPYVQARSRIDQIKRLGHSVDKVEFILMGGTFMSLPADYRDYFIRNLHDALSGHTSANVEEAVAYSEHGATKCIGMTIETRPDYCLGPHLRQMLLYGCTRLEIGVQSTYEDVARDTNRGHTVAAVADCFCLAKDAGFKVVAHMMPDLPNVGVERDMESFREFFESPLFRADGLKIYPTLVIRGTGLYELWKTGRYRNYPPEQLVDIVARILAMVPPWTRVYRVQRDIPMPLVTSGVEKGNLRELALARMEDLGLKCRDVRTREAGIQDIHNKIRPEEVELVRRDYMANEGWETFLSYEDTRQDILVGLLRLRKCGRNTTCPELMGKCSIVRELHVYGTAVPVHGRDADKLQHQGYGTLLMEEAERIALREHRSTKIAVISGVGTRHYYRKLGYELEGPYMVKSLA, translated from the exons atgGCGACCGCGATGGTAGCCGAGCCAAGGAAGGTGCCAAAACCGGGTCGGGGCGGCTTCGAAGCCCACGGACTATCCGAAGAAGAAGCCCGGGTCCGAGCCATAGCAGAGATCGTGAACTCCATGGTAGACCTATCTCGCAAAGGCGAGAACGTGGACCTCAACGCGCTCAAATCCGCCGCGTGCCGAAAGTACGGCCTCTCACGCGCCCCCAAGCTCGTGGAGATGATCGCCGCGGTTCCCGACTCGGAGCGCGACTCGCTGCTCCCGAAACTCCGTGCCAAACCGGTCCGAACCGCTTCCGGAATCGCCGTCGTGGCCGTCATGTCGAAGCCTCACCGGTGTCCTCACATCGCCACCACCGGGAATATCTGCGTGTACTGCCCCGGTGGGCCCGACTCGGACTTTGAGTATAGTACGCAGTCTTATACTGGATACGAGCCTACTAGTATGAGAGCTATTAGGGCAAG ATATAACCCCTATGTCCAGGCTAGAAGCAGAATTGATCAGATTAAGCGTCTGGGTCACAGTGTAGATAAG GTTGAGTTCATCTTGATGGGTGGCACTTTCATGTCACTGCCAGCAGATTATCGCGATTACTTTATACGGAATCTGCATGATGCTTTATCAGGACACACTTCAGCCAATGTTGAAGAGGCAGTTGCATACTCTGAGCATGGTGCCACAAAGTGCATTGGCATGACCATTGAAAC GAGGCCAGATTATTGCCTTGGACCTCACTTGCGGCAAATGCTTTTGTACGGTTGTACACGATTGGAGATTGGAGTCCAGAGCACATATGAGGATGTTGCTCGTGACACAAATAGAGGCCATACAGTAGCTGCTGTGGCTGATTGTTTTTGCTTGGCAAAGGATGCTGGTTTTAAG GTTGTTGCGCACATGATGCCTGATCTTCCAAATGTGGGGGTTGAGAGGGACATGGAAAGTTTCCGGGAGTTCTTTGAGAGCCCTTTATTCAGAGCAGATGGACTTAAAATCTATCCTACACTTGTAATTCGTGGAACAGGGCTTTATGAGCTTTGGAAAACTGGCAG GTATAGAAATTATCCACCTGAGCAACTTGTGGACATTGTAGCTAGGATACTAGCCATGGTACCCCCATGGACACGTGTTTATAGAGTTCAGCGGGATATTCCTATGCCTTTGGTTACTTCTGGGGTAGAAAAAGGAAATCTTCGGGAGCTAGCATTAGCTAGAATGGAAGACCTGGGTTTGAAATGTCGTGATGTTCGAACACGAGAAGCTGGAATTCAG GATATTCACAACAAAATTAGGCCAGAAGAAGTTGAACTTGTCCGTCGTGATTATATGGCAAATGAAGGTTGGGAAACATTTCTCTCATATGAAGATACACGCCAG GATATTCTTGTTGGATTGTTGCGGCTGCGGAAATGTGGCAGGAACACTACTTGCCCAGAACTCATGGGGAAGTGTTCTATTGTTCGTGAACTCCATGTTTATGGTACTGCTGTTCCAGTTCATGGCCGGGATGCTGACAAGCTACAACACCAG GGATACGGTACCCTTTTGATGGAGGAGGCAGAGCGGATTGCACTCAGGGAGCATAGATCAACAAAAATAGCCGTCATTTCAGGTGTAGGAACACGACATTACTATAGGAAATTGGGCTATGAGCTTGAAGGGCCTTACATGGTGAAATCTCTTGCCTGA
- the LOC115965315 gene encoding omega-amidase, chloroplastic-like isoform X2 yields MMASSTPSSIEHTMLAASEQLQVPSNITKFKIGLCQLSVTSEKNQNLACARNSIKAAVECGARLVVLPEMWNCPYSNDYFAKFAEDFENEDASPTFSMLSEAACSHGITIVGGSVPESSDGQLYNTSCVFGPDGKLKAKHRKIHLFDIEIPGDITFKESDFFAAGDKPTIVDTDVGRIGIGICHDIRFPELAALYRAKGAHIICYPGAFNISTGELLWEVMQRARAADNQSGEIIATSGHEETVVVAEIDYSKIELQRKGLPLDKQKRADIYLS; encoded by the exons ATGATGGCATCTTCTACACCAAGCTCCATAGAGCACACCATGCTCGCTGCCTCAGAACAACTACAAGTACCCAGTAATATTacgaag TTTAAGATTGGCCTTTGTCAGCTATCTGTTACATCAGAGAAGAATCAGAATCTGGCCTGTGCTCGTAATTCGATTAAAGCTGCTGTAGAGTGCGGTGCAAGGCTTGTTGTTTTACCT GAAATGTGGAACTGTCCTTATTCAAATGATTACTTTGCAAAATTCGCTGAGGATTTTGAGAATGAGGATGCCTCACCAACGTTTTCCATGTTATCCGAAGCTGCTTGTTCTCATGGAATCACAATTGTTGGTGGATCTGTGCCTGAATCCAGTGATGGCCAATTGTATAATACTAGCTGTGTATTTGGACCTGATGGAAAGCTCAAGGCAAAGCATAGAAAA ATTCATTTGTTTGATATTGAAATTCCAGGAGATATTACATTCAAGGAATCTGACTTCTTTGCGGCAGGAGATAAACCAACCATTGTGGACACAG ATGTTGGCCGTATTGGAATAGGAATTTGTCATGATATACGCTTCCCTGAGCTTGCTGCATTATATAGAGCAAAAG GTGCTCATATAATATGCTATCCTGGCGCCTTTAACATTAGCACTGGTGAATTGTTATGGGAAGTGATGCAGAGAGCAAG AGCAGCAGATAACCAG TCTGGTGAGATAATTGCAACCTCAGGGCATGAAGAGACTGTGGTAGTTGCTGAGATTGATTATTCCAAAATTGAACTCCAACG GAAAGGCCTTCCACTTGACAAGCAAAAGAGGGCTGATATTTACCTGTCTTGA
- the LOC115962601 gene encoding uncharacterized protein LOC115962601 encodes MMLKSTFTPLFSIFPAKPRTPKLFHYRTKSITNTFTPNPPSVRQNASSNTLTVPPPQLPPTSAYIHLPFCRKRCHYCDFPIVALGSSSNQTNDDDPRILNYVQLLCREINATKLECNTNPPLKTVFFGGGTPSLVPPRLVSSVLEVLRLKFGLSSNTEISMEMDPGTFDSKKLKELIGLGVNRVSLGVQAFQQDLLKACGRAHGLEEVYEAIETVGSCGVENWSMDLISSLPNQTPEMWEESLRLTVEAQPTHVSVYDLQVEQGTKFGILYTPGEFPLPSEIQSADFYKMASRMLSDAGYNHYEISSYCKSGFECKHNLIYWKNKPFYGFGLGSASYVGGLRFSRPRKIKEYMGYVQNLENGLVDCRGNDPIDAKDMAMDVVMLSLRTARGLDLKSFREAYGGSLVFSLFKAYKPYVESGHVVCLDEHGTVVSADEINTALLDVDKIRQLAFIRLSDPDGFLLSNELISLAFGVIAP; translated from the exons ATGATGCTCAAATCAACGTTCACTCCTCTTTTCTCAATCTTTCCCGCCAAACCCAGAACTCCAAAACTGTTTCATTACCGCACTAAAAGTATAACCAACACTTTCACGCCCAACCCACCAAGTGTTCGACAAAATGCCTCATCCAACACCCTCACTGTTCCTCCTCCTCAACTTCCTCCTACTTCAGCATACATCCACCTACCCTTCTGCCGAAAGCGTTGCCACTACTGTGACTTCCCAATTGTCGCTCTCGGCTCTTCTTCTAACCAAACCAATGACGACGACCCTCGAATCTTAAACTATGTACAATTGCTCTGCCGAGAAATCAATGCTACAAAACTAGAATGTAACACCAACCCACCTCTCAAAACAGTGTTTTTCGGGGGTGGTACGCCTTCACTAGTGCCACCGAGGCTTGTGTCTTCGGTTCTCGAAGTTTTGAGATTGAAATTTGGGTTGAGTTCAAATACCGAAATATCTATGGAGATGGACCCTGGGACCTTTGATTCTAAGAAGCTGAAGGAGTTGATTGGGTTGGGAGTGAATAGAGTGTCTTTGGGAGTTCAGGCATTTCAACAAGACTTGTTGAAGGCTTGTGGGAGAGCACATGGTTTGGAAGAGGTTTATGAGGCAATTGAGACTGTTGGGTCATGTGGTGTTGAGAATTGGAGTATGGACCTTATTTCATCTCTTCCGAACCAGACACCTGAAATGTGGGAAGAAAGTTTGAGGCTCACCGTTGAAGCTCAACCTACCCACGTGTCTGTATATGATTTGCAAGTCGAACAAGGCACAAAATTTGGTATATT GTACACACCCGGCGAGTTTCCTCTGCCTTCTGAAATACAGTCAGCTGATTTCTATAAAATGGCTTCAAGGATGCTTTCTGATGCTGGTTACAACCATTATGAAATTAGTAGTTACTGCAAAAGTGGCTTTGAGTGCAAACACAATCTTATATATTGGAAGAACAAACCTTTCTATGGGTTTGGCCTTGGGTCTGCTAGTTATGTTGGTGGACTGAGGTTTTCAAGGCCGAGGAAGATAAAAGAATACATGGGATATGTGCAGAATTTGGAGAATGGGCTGGTGGATTGCCGTGGAAATGATCCTATTGATGCAAAGGACATGGCCATGGATGTTGTGATGCTCTCTCTAAGAACTGCAAGAGGCCTGGATCTGAAGTCTTTTAGAGAGGCATATGGTGGctctcttgttttctctcttttcaaggCTTATAAACCTTATGTGGAAAGTGGGCATGTTGTTTGCCTGGATGAGCATGGAACAGTTGTGAGTGCAGATGAAATCAATACTGCGTTATTGGATGTGGACAAGATCAGACAGCTGGCTTTCATTCGGCTAAGTGATCCAGATGGTTTTCTTTTATCAAATGAATTGATATCCCTTGCATTTGGGGTAATAGCTCCATAG